A portion of the Liberibacter crescens BT-1 genome contains these proteins:
- a CDS encoding flagellar hook-length control protein FliK: MTNTICKNHIAEESFSSPRSGERLQSFKDRKQHDFEFFLKKLPEEIKTIGNISDLNSSGSKAFSIETSDETSVDKIQETVLDSEETDSEFENEFFSMLQVQPMKSEFFNIGLSEESKESLTESSSDTSCQKALKHKNKSFFTDSLEKDKDDDLLHFLFNKEKKEGDKEQLKKETLFLEKPFFPKFQVKKDSVKLNQEYRKYTSFELQAYNQTGVSLQNNHAIKKDILEDTFPLSTKTALLGSNIFCGTNTYNCMTIFKNIVEDVSWRTAMQLNYSIIGFQGTHKNTINTLKFEMCPKSLGNVTATLSLVGNNLVITLGVENNQLYKQLYFERKNILDTLKLQGYIVDYLDVNLIIENSVNNSETQMDSDSPLQHFQQSEDLSGNKKQNNKIWNKKNTSAYCVIGKDENQDVDNLSGIVDMNIGYVYI, encoded by the coding sequence TTTAAAGATCGAAAACAGCATGATTTTGAGTTTTTTTTAAAAAAATTACCAGAGGAAATAAAGACGATAGGGAATATTTCTGATTTAAATTCATCGGGAAGCAAAGCATTTTCTATTGAAACATCAGATGAAACTTCTGTTGATAAAATTCAGGAAACAGTTCTTGATAGTGAAGAAACAGATAGTGAATTTGAAAATGAGTTTTTTTCCATGCTGCAGGTGCAGCCAATGAAGAGTGAATTCTTTAATATAGGACTTTCTGAAGAAAGTAAGGAAAGTTTGACTGAGAGTTCTTCTGATACTTCTTGTCAAAAAGCATTAAAACACAAAAACAAGAGCTTTTTTACCGATAGTTTAGAAAAAGATAAAGATGATGATCTTTTACATTTCCTTTTCAATAAGGAAAAAAAGGAAGGAGATAAAGAGCAATTAAAAAAGGAAACTCTATTTTTAGAGAAACCATTTTTCCCAAAATTTCAAGTAAAAAAGGATAGTGTCAAGCTTAATCAAGAATATAGGAAATATACCTCGTTTGAGCTTCAGGCTTATAACCAGACTGGCGTATCATTACAAAATAATCATGCGATAAAAAAGGATATTTTGGAGGATACTTTCCCATTATCAACAAAAACAGCACTTTTAGGAAGCAATATTTTTTGTGGAACCAATACATATAATTGTATGACCATTTTTAAGAACATTGTTGAAGACGTTAGCTGGAGAACAGCTATGCAATTAAATTATAGCATAATAGGTTTTCAGGGTACACATAAAAATACGATAAATACTTTAAAGTTTGAAATGTGTCCAAAAAGTCTTGGAAATGTAACTGCTACCCTGAGTTTGGTAGGAAATAACTTGGTGATTACTCTTGGGGTAGAGAATAATCAACTTTATAAACAGCTTTATTTTGAACGTAAAAATATTTTAGATACGCTTAAGCTACAAGGGTATATCGTAGATTATTTAGACGTAAATCTTATTATAGAAAACTCTGTTAATAATAGTGAAACTCAAATGGATTCTGATTCTCCATTGCAACATTTCCAACAATCAGAAGATCTTTCTGGGAATAAAAAGCAAAATAATAAGATATGGAATAAAAAGAATACATCTGCATACTGTGTTATAGGAAAGGATGAAAATCAGGATGTTGATAATCTATCTGGTATAGTTGATATGAATATCGGGTATGTCTATATATAA
- the fliQ gene encoding flagellar biosynthesis protein FliQ — protein sequence MNEVDVLEIAQTAIWTILIASSPVLLSAMIIGLLVAFFQALTQIQEMTLTFIPKIVAVLLSLFVFSPFIGGQISLFTNLIFSWIQSGF from the coding sequence ATGAATGAGGTAGATGTTTTAGAAATTGCCCAAACGGCAATATGGACGATTTTAATTGCAAGTTCCCCTGTACTTTTATCTGCAATGATTATAGGGCTTTTGGTAGCTTTTTTTCAAGCATTAACTCAAATACAGGAAATGACCCTTACTTTTATTCCTAAAATTGTTGCGGTTTTGCTATCTCTTTTTGTTTTTTCTCCTTTTATTGGCGGACAGATATCTCTTTTTACAAATCTTATTTTTTCATGGATTCAATCAGGATTTTAA
- the flgD gene encoding flagellar hook assembly protein FlgD, with amino-acid sequence MEINAGIFPLKNEVKSSGAQKKVNYDSFLKLLVAQIKHQDPTEPMKASEQIAQLAVFSQVEESIKVNSNLQELLNSNRLAQAASYIGKKIIGLDGVKKGVISSVELTPSGLVALTSDHQKIPVEIGIVLSN; translated from the coding sequence ATGGAAATAAATGCAGGGATTTTCCCTTTAAAGAATGAAGTTAAAAGTTCAGGGGCTCAAAAAAAAGTTAATTACGATAGTTTTTTAAAGCTTCTTGTTGCTCAAATAAAACATCAGGATCCAACAGAACCAATGAAAGCTAGTGAGCAGATAGCACAACTTGCTGTTTTTTCTCAAGTAGAAGAGAGCATAAAAGTTAATTCTAATTTGCAAGAATTGCTGAATAGTAACCGTCTTGCACAAGCTGCGAGCTATATTGGTAAAAAAATTATTGGGCTGGACGGAGTTAAGAAAGGAGTTATTTCTTCTGTGGAATTGACTCCTTCAGGGTTAGTGGCTTTGACCTCTGATCATCAGAAAATTCCTGTTGAGATAGGAATTGTTCTTTCTAATTAG
- a CDS encoding response regulator transcription factor: MLVLVDDRELVKKGYVSLFGSEGVSLVGFHSSEFEEWIQCLSSEDIAAVEAVLIGQGQRTLELLKVIRERSQVPVIAINDHPSLQTTLSFFDCGVDDVVRKPIHHREILARIAAIRRRVKKITDSNDVEPIRVFSDGRDPEIKGEVFPLPRRERRILEYLIANRGRRVAKTQIFSAIYGLFDDEVEENVVESHISKLRKKLRKKLGFDPVDSKRFLGYSIDWN, from the coding sequence ATGCTTGTTTTAGTTGATGATCGTGAGTTGGTTAAGAAAGGTTATGTCTCTCTTTTTGGAAGTGAAGGTGTATCATTGGTAGGGTTTCATTCTTCAGAATTTGAAGAATGGATTCAATGTTTATCATCTGAAGACATTGCCGCAGTTGAAGCTGTTTTAATAGGTCAGGGGCAGCGGACACTGGAATTGTTAAAGGTTATAAGGGAACGTTCACAAGTTCCGGTTATTGCTATCAATGATCATCCATCTTTGCAGACAACTTTAAGTTTTTTTGATTGTGGTGTTGATGACGTTGTACGTAAACCTATTCATCATCGTGAAATATTAGCACGTATAGCCGCTATTCGCCGTCGAGTTAAAAAAATTACTGACTCTAATGATGTAGAGCCAATTCGTGTATTTTCTGATGGACGTGATCCGGAGATAAAAGGGGAAGTATTTCCTTTGCCACGTCGGGAACGCAGAATTCTGGAATATCTTATTGCCAATCGTGGGCGTCGAGTTGCTAAAACACAAATTTTTAGTGCTATTTATGGTCTTTTTGATGATGAAGTCGAAGAAAACGTAGTAGAGAGTCATATTAGTAAATTACGTAAAAAATTACGCAAAAAATTGGGATTTGATCCAGTGGATTCTAAGAGATTTCTTGGATATTCCATTGATTGGAATTGA
- a CDS encoding flagellar hook-associated family protein, whose product MKTTDISMLSLHKRASSFMKETSNKINKSYKEIITEQHADFGTKLGMRAAETLEMRQEIDCIKSFLNNNALTETRLDLSQKALENMATTAQDILNTVSVASGNSNPSMLEVVINTVKDGLSSFTGSANTSANGKYIFSGINSGVEPLKDYFSKDSLAKKAFDSALKKFLEDNNIKGINGETEPSAMNGAQMLDFINQLEKSFADDKYWSENWSNASSKNIYSRINKFEYREVSTNVNVDAVRKFSLLSVLSVELLKKDLGKEALNIINEKVVSYAGQVVGGINEQRSNLGFMQSRIHKTNMVLNNQQEVLQKYFSQLVGVNRDELSVNLQEEIMRLDLSYSMTAKLLKLSIANYL is encoded by the coding sequence ATGAAAACTACAGACATTTCAATGTTATCTCTTCATAAGAGAGCTAGTTCTTTTATGAAGGAAACCTCTAATAAAATTAACAAATCGTACAAGGAGATTATAACCGAGCAACATGCAGATTTTGGTACAAAATTAGGCATGCGTGCAGCTGAAACACTTGAAATGAGGCAAGAGATTGATTGTATCAAATCATTTCTAAACAATAACGCATTGACAGAAACTCGTTTGGATCTTTCTCAAAAAGCACTTGAGAATATGGCGACAACAGCTCAGGATATTCTTAATACAGTTTCAGTAGCAAGCGGAAATTCTAATCCATCAATGCTAGAGGTGGTAATTAATACTGTAAAGGATGGATTATCTTCTTTTACAGGTTCTGCAAATACATCTGCTAATGGCAAGTATATTTTTTCTGGAATAAATAGCGGAGTTGAGCCATTAAAAGATTATTTTAGTAAAGATTCATTGGCTAAAAAGGCCTTTGATAGTGCTCTTAAAAAATTTTTAGAGGACAATAATATCAAAGGAATTAATGGTGAAACAGAACCTTCTGCTATGAATGGTGCTCAGATGCTTGATTTTATAAATCAACTGGAAAAATCTTTTGCAGATGACAAGTATTGGTCTGAAAATTGGTCAAATGCTTCTAGTAAAAATATATATAGTCGTATTAATAAGTTTGAATATAGAGAAGTTTCAACAAATGTTAACGTAGACGCTGTTAGGAAATTTTCTCTTCTTTCTGTTCTTTCTGTAGAGCTTTTAAAGAAAGATCTTGGGAAAGAAGCACTTAATATAATTAATGAGAAGGTTGTTTCTTATGCGGGTCAGGTTGTAGGTGGCATTAATGAACAGAGAAGTAATCTTGGATTTATGCAATCAAGAATTCATAAAACGAATATGGTTCTTAATAATCAGCAAGAAGTGCTACAAAAATATTTTTCTCAATTAGTTGGGGTGAATCGTGATGAACTTTCTGTAAATCTTCAAGAGGAGATCATGCGATTAGATTTGTCTTATTCAATGACTGCTAAACTTTTAAAACTCAGTATCGCAAATTACCTTTGA
- the flhA gene encoding flagellar biosynthesis protein FlhA — MFQSLVSAFLKINKNNQDIVFALGIIFVICILFLPIPSFLIDIGLAFSIALSVLILMVSLWVERPLEFSSFPTVLLLSTIIRLALNIATTRAILSHGNEGYDAVSRVVSGFSFLVMSGDFVIGLVVFMILITINFIVITKGATRIAEVGARFTLDAIPGKQMSIDADLSSGLIDESVAQQRRKELEKESSFFGAMDGASKFVRGDAIAALIITGINILGGILIGYFRHDMPISQAADVFVRLSVGDGLVSQVPALIISLAAGLLVSRTTLSGSTNKAVVDQLSGYPRALIVSAILMGVMAFIPGLPAMPFLILGSLFVLGSWYIPYRIEMNKSSQISKKKERKTQEEDKDSIKSALRVSGIELVFGSMLSTFFLSSQQELLFRVGKMRKKFAQQYGFIIPDIKVTNDISLPEKSYQIRIHGTTVASSNLRIGEILVIVGSGEKPSFPGEEIREPAFNIPAISYLETFSEDIRREGFQPIDNTSVMLTHLSEVIRNNLSQLLSYKDVRMLIDQLDPEYKKLAEEISSSHISYSGIQAVLKALLSERVSIRNLHLILEIIAELMPHVRKTEQIVEHVRIRIAQQLCGDFLDDGVLRILRLGSHWDMVFHQALKRDSKGDVMDFNIDPRSIEEFSDQAKVVIREYIDRGLPFVIVTSPESRTYIRMILERMFPSLPVLSHMEIAKGIEIKILGSIS, encoded by the coding sequence ATGTTTCAATCGCTTGTTAGCGCTTTTTTGAAGATCAATAAAAATAATCAAGATATTGTTTTTGCTCTAGGTATTATTTTTGTTATATGTATTTTGTTTTTACCTATACCTTCATTCCTTATTGATATAGGATTAGCTTTTTCCATAGCTTTATCAGTCCTTATCTTAATGGTTTCTCTATGGGTTGAGAGACCATTGGAATTTTCTTCATTTCCAACAGTGCTTTTGCTTTCTACTATTATACGTTTAGCATTAAACATAGCTACAACACGTGCCATTTTATCGCATGGTAATGAAGGGTATGATGCAGTGAGTAGAGTAGTGTCTGGTTTTTCCTTTTTAGTGATGTCAGGAGATTTTGTTATTGGATTAGTCGTTTTTATGATTTTAATTACGATTAATTTTATTGTTATTACGAAAGGTGCAACTCGTATTGCAGAAGTTGGAGCTCGGTTCACTTTGGATGCTATTCCTGGAAAGCAGATGTCTATTGATGCTGATCTTTCATCAGGTTTAATCGATGAAAGTGTAGCGCAGCAGCGACGTAAAGAACTTGAAAAAGAAAGTTCTTTTTTCGGAGCAATGGATGGAGCCTCAAAATTTGTTCGTGGGGATGCTATTGCTGCTCTTATTATTACAGGGATAAATATTTTAGGTGGTATTCTTATTGGTTATTTTCGGCATGATATGCCTATTAGTCAAGCAGCCGATGTCTTTGTAAGATTATCAGTAGGAGATGGTCTTGTATCACAGGTTCCTGCCTTGATTATCTCTTTGGCAGCGGGTCTTTTAGTATCACGTACAACTTTAAGTGGTTCTACGAATAAAGCTGTTGTTGATCAACTCTCTGGTTATCCACGTGCATTGATAGTTTCTGCAATTCTTATGGGTGTGATGGCTTTTATTCCTGGTTTGCCAGCGATGCCATTTTTAATATTAGGAAGCTTATTTGTTTTAGGAAGTTGGTATATTCCATATAGGATTGAAATGAATAAATCCTCTCAGATTTCTAAGAAAAAAGAAAGAAAAACTCAAGAAGAAGATAAAGATTCAATAAAGTCAGCGTTAAGAGTATCAGGAATTGAACTGGTTTTTGGTAGTATGCTTTCAACTTTTTTTCTTTCTTCGCAGCAGGAACTTCTCTTTCGTGTTGGTAAGATGCGCAAAAAATTTGCCCAACAGTATGGATTTATTATCCCGGATATTAAGGTAACAAATGATATTTCCTTACCAGAAAAGAGTTATCAGATTCGTATTCATGGGACTACAGTTGCATCCAGTAATCTTCGTATTGGAGAAATATTGGTTATCGTTGGTTCAGGAGAGAAACCGAGTTTTCCAGGAGAAGAGATTCGTGAACCCGCTTTTAATATTCCTGCTATTTCTTATTTAGAAACTTTTTCAGAGGATATACGGCGTGAGGGATTTCAGCCTATTGATAATACCTCTGTCATGTTAACGCATCTTAGTGAAGTTATTCGTAATAATTTATCTCAGCTTCTTTCATACAAAGATGTTAGAATGTTGATTGATCAATTGGATCCAGAGTATAAAAAACTGGCTGAAGAGATAAGTTCTTCTCATATATCATATTCTGGAATTCAGGCAGTTCTCAAGGCATTGCTGTCTGAGCGTGTTTCTATACGTAATTTGCATTTAATTTTAGAAATTATTGCTGAATTAATGCCCCATGTACGGAAGACAGAACAAATTGTAGAGCATGTTCGTATTCGGATAGCTCAGCAGCTTTGCGGTGATTTTTTGGATGATGGTGTGTTGCGTATCCTTAGATTAGGAAGCCATTGGGATATGGTCTTTCATCAAGCATTAAAGCGGGATTCAAAAGGGGATGTTATGGACTTCAATATTGATCCGCGTTCTATTGAAGAGTTTTCTGACCAAGCTAAAGTGGTTATTCGTGAATATATTGATAGGGGATTACCTTTTGTTATTGTGACATCACCAGAGAGTCGCACCTATATTCGTATGATCCTTGAACGCATGTTCCCTTCTTTGCCAGTACTTTCTCATATGGAAATCGCTAAAGGTATAGAAATAAAGATACTTGGCTCTATTTCATGA
- the flbT gene encoding flagellar biosynthesis repressor FlbT — MKNSLRISLKNGEKLFINGAVLRADRKVILEFLNDINFMLEHHILKEEETTTPLRQLYFIVQMILINPAGKDYALSFFQKTIGMLLACACNEEMFVALKRVEFLVMSGRFFEALKIIRSFYDIETQVIIQDEVFSSTIEYIQKEIALWK, encoded by the coding sequence ATGAAGAATTCCTTGCGAATTTCACTTAAAAATGGCGAGAAGCTTTTTATCAATGGTGCTGTTCTGCGCGCAGATCGCAAGGTAATCCTTGAATTTTTGAATGATATTAATTTTATGCTCGAACATCATATCCTGAAAGAAGAAGAAACGACTACTCCATTACGTCAGTTATATTTCATAGTGCAGATGATCTTAATTAATCCAGCAGGAAAAGACTATGCATTGTCTTTTTTTCAAAAAACTATTGGAATGTTATTGGCTTGTGCCTGTAATGAGGAAATGTTCGTAGCACTTAAACGGGTTGAGTTTTTAGTGATGTCAGGACGTTTTTTTGAGGCTTTAAAAATAATCCGGTCTTTTTATGACATAGAAACCCAGGTTATCATTCAAGATGAAGTATTTTCGTCTACTATTGAATATATTCAGAAAGAGATTGCTTTATGGAAATAA
- the flgK gene encoding flagellar hook-associated protein FlgK, translating into MSLSAALNKAQNIFSNASTRLGILVKNIENSGNDNYVRQNPVTKTIVKGITVVAKERAENANIFHKLLESTSSDTGQRCLMEGLDYIRMLMGGNDYQNSPSVFLAKFQENLQIYSNDTSKTIVAEMVVDSAEELCKVLKNSSKAIQKLRANADEDIYLEVSRLNDFLSDLKSMNDAVKSATALGEDNSDLLDKRDSILKQISQIVGISTITRGNNDLVVYTNTGITLFETVPREVTFEQTAFYDASVEGKDVYIDGVKIVLSNHVNIQPKGKIEALLQIRNKIAPVFQNQLDEIARGLIVTFAESNPTDANLSPQVSGLFSSAHIQVPLLGNLKKGLAESIQVDSKYQEHPSFIRDGGSKGNDYTWNKEKFSQYSNLVDHYWSKMNVDIKFDSTAGIDTFTNLLRYGQNSIGWLEQCRAECDDAVTKTSAMFNHIQDSYSNITGVNLQEELNFLIQVEQSYKVSGKLIASIDEMMETLLRRI; encoded by the coding sequence ATGTCTCTTTCAGCGGCTTTGAATAAGGCACAAAATATTTTTAGCAATGCGAGTACGCGTCTGGGAATTCTTGTTAAAAATATTGAAAATTCAGGTAATGATAATTATGTCCGTCAGAATCCTGTTACCAAGACAATTGTAAAAGGAATAACAGTTGTCGCTAAAGAACGTGCCGAGAATGCCAATATATTTCATAAGCTTTTAGAGAGTACTTCTTCTGATACAGGTCAGAGATGCCTTATGGAGGGTCTTGATTATATAAGGATGCTTATGGGAGGAAATGATTATCAAAATTCTCCGTCTGTTTTTTTGGCAAAATTTCAAGAAAATCTCCAAATATATTCTAATGATACCTCTAAAACTATTGTTGCTGAAATGGTTGTAGATAGTGCTGAAGAGCTTTGCAAGGTTCTTAAAAATTCTTCTAAGGCTATTCAAAAACTTCGTGCAAATGCTGATGAAGATATATATTTGGAAGTTTCCAGGTTAAACGATTTTTTATCTGATTTAAAGAGTATGAATGATGCTGTTAAATCAGCAACTGCTTTAGGAGAAGATAATAGTGATCTTTTGGATAAGCGCGATTCAATATTAAAACAGATTTCTCAAATTGTTGGAATATCAACAATTACAAGAGGCAATAATGATTTAGTAGTGTATACTAATACTGGTATTACTTTATTTGAAACTGTTCCTCGTGAAGTAACTTTTGAACAAACTGCATTCTATGATGCTTCTGTTGAGGGAAAGGATGTTTATATTGATGGCGTTAAGATTGTTCTTTCTAACCATGTTAATATACAGCCAAAAGGTAAAATAGAAGCTCTTTTACAAATTCGTAATAAAATAGCTCCTGTTTTTCAAAATCAGCTTGATGAAATAGCGAGAGGACTTATCGTAACTTTTGCCGAGAGTAATCCAACAGATGCTAATCTCTCTCCTCAGGTTTCAGGGCTCTTTAGTAGTGCTCATATACAGGTACCTTTGCTTGGAAACTTAAAAAAAGGGTTAGCTGAATCTATTCAGGTTGATTCTAAATATCAAGAACACCCATCTTTTATTCGAGATGGTGGCTCTAAGGGAAATGATTATACCTGGAATAAGGAGAAATTCAGTCAATATTCTAATCTTGTTGATCATTATTGGTCAAAAATGAATGTTGATATTAAATTCGATTCTACAGCTGGAATAGATACTTTTACCAATTTGCTGCGATATGGACAGAATTCAATAGGCTGGTTGGAGCAATGCCGCGCTGAGTGTGATGATGCTGTTACTAAAACTTCTGCAATGTTTAATCATATCCAGGATTCTTACTCCAATATTACAGGAGTGAACCTTCAAGAAGAACTCAATTTTCTTATTCAGGTAGAGCAGTCTTATAAAGTGTCTGGGAAACTTATTGCATCTATTGATGAGATGATGGAAACGCTGTTAAGGAGGATTTGA
- the flaF gene encoding flagellar biosynthesis regulator FlaF encodes MYHSCYEENMQSSMVEARKRERLILDRSISLLSEARDCKGGVHNIIHEALFYTTRVWVFFIEDLQGDDNKLSEDLRAQLISIGFWILKECERIRRHESTDYQSIIDVISMVRDGLK; translated from the coding sequence ATGTATCATTCCTGTTATGAGGAAAATATGCAAAGCTCGATGGTTGAAGCCAGGAAACGTGAGCGTTTGATACTTGATCGGTCTATATCTTTGTTATCTGAGGCGCGTGATTGTAAAGGCGGGGTTCATAATATAATCCATGAGGCTCTTTTCTATACAACGCGTGTTTGGGTTTTTTTCATTGAAGATTTGCAAGGAGATGATAACAAATTATCTGAGGATCTTCGGGCTCAGCTTATCTCTATTGGTTTTTGGATTTTGAAAGAATGTGAACGAATTCGTCGCCATGAATCAACAGATTATCAAAGTATTATAGATGTCATTTCTATGGTTAGGGATGGCTTAAAATGA
- a CDS encoding flagellar hook protein FlgE has translation MSIFGTMKTAVSGMNAQTNRVTAVGDNIANVNTVGYKRTSASFSSFVVPSTGSYSSGGVETNMNYFISEQGTLIHTVSNTDLAIDGEGFFIVKDSMQVPHLTRSGSFKVNHEGYLQNSAGYILMAYPYNEQSSSTVINSFAGLHKVNVKSLEMKAEPTTYAFIPANLDKDAHSVAGDSPKDNKALTQYTHKTSFSAYDSLGSNVIYDLYYTKNDNGKWEVTVFRQDQATQKGFPYQNQGVDVSPLASEILSFDLSNGRLKPLSKNKISFIDNTFGVPQKIEIDLSKTTQLAGGFIPQKTEVNGQAPSMIENISVNKQGVVSVVYGDGAQSPIYRLALASVPSINNLQSCTGNVYLPTHNSGKISIGFAGNGRCGEIISNALESSNVDIAHELTEVIEAQRNYVANSKVFQTGSEILDVLINLKR, from the coding sequence ATGAGTATTTTTGGAACTATGAAAACTGCTGTTTCTGGTATGAATGCGCAAACTAACCGTGTAACTGCGGTAGGTGATAATATCGCAAACGTTAATACAGTAGGTTATAAAAGGACGTCTGCTTCTTTTTCATCATTTGTTGTACCATCTACTGGCTCCTATTCTTCTGGTGGCGTAGAAACGAACATGAATTATTTTATATCTGAACAGGGAACATTAATTCATACGGTATCGAATACAGATTTAGCGATTGATGGTGAAGGTTTTTTTATTGTCAAGGATAGCATGCAGGTTCCACATCTTACAAGGTCTGGTTCTTTCAAGGTTAACCACGAAGGTTACCTACAAAATAGTGCAGGCTATATATTAATGGCATACCCATATAATGAACAGTCTTCGTCTACGGTTATCAATAGTTTTGCCGGATTACATAAGGTTAATGTTAAAAGTCTGGAGATGAAAGCAGAGCCTACTACCTATGCATTTATTCCTGCAAATCTTGATAAAGATGCTCATTCTGTTGCGGGAGATTCTCCTAAAGATAATAAAGCTTTAACTCAATATACACATAAGACTTCTTTTTCTGCATATGATTCACTTGGTTCCAATGTAATTTACGATTTATATTATACAAAAAATGACAATGGAAAGTGGGAAGTGACAGTTTTTCGTCAGGATCAGGCCACTCAAAAAGGGTTTCCGTATCAAAATCAAGGGGTAGACGTTTCCCCACTAGCATCAGAAATTTTGTCATTTGATCTTTCTAACGGACGTTTGAAGCCTCTTTCAAAGAATAAAATATCTTTTATTGATAATACATTCGGTGTTCCACAAAAGATAGAGATTGATCTTTCCAAGACAACACAACTTGCGGGAGGATTTATTCCACAAAAAACTGAAGTAAATGGTCAAGCTCCTAGTATGATAGAAAATATAAGCGTTAATAAGCAGGGTGTTGTTAGCGTTGTTTATGGGGATGGTGCTCAATCGCCAATTTATCGTTTGGCCCTTGCCAGTGTTCCCAGCATCAATAATCTACAATCCTGTACCGGTAATGTTTATTTACCGACTCACAATTCAGGTAAAATAAGTATTGGCTTTGCTGGTAATGGCCGTTGTGGAGAAATTATTTCTAATGCGCTTGAAAGTTCTAATGTGGATATCGCGCATGAGTTAACTGAAGTTATAGAAGCACAACGTAACTATGTTGCAAATTCTAAAGTTTTTCAGACCGGTTCTGAAATTTTGGATGTTCTTATTAATCTTAAAAGATAA